One window of the Capnocytophaga haemolytica genome contains the following:
- a CDS encoding bactofilin family protein — MFNKEKDNKKVMAENTSGSSNRIVAETKFKGEISSKSDFRIDGEVEGNFQTLGKLVVGRTGVIKGTVICENADIEGKITGTLRVSNILSLKSTATVEGEVYVDKLSIEPGAVFNVSCSMKGAKAPTTNTFVNERPQPEQKPAK; from the coding sequence ATGTTTAACAAAGAAAAAGATAATAAGAAAGTTATGGCAGAAAACACATCAGGCAGCAGCAACCGTATCGTTGCAGAAACAAAGTTTAAAGGTGAAATCAGCTCAAAATCTGACTTCAGAATCGACGGAGAAGTAGAAGGAAACTTCCAAACCTTAGGCAAGCTCGTGGTAGGCCGTACAGGGGTTATCAAGGGAACCGTAATCTGTGAGAACGCCGACATCGAAGGTAAAATCACAGGCACCCTTAGAGTTAGCAACATCCTGAGTCTTAAATCAACTGCTACGGTTGAAGGCGAAGTATACGTCGATAAACTCTCCATCGAACCAGGGGCTGTGTTCAACGTATCCTGCTCAATGAAAGGGGCTAAGGCACCCACTACCAACACCTTCGTAAATGAAAGACCTCAACCAGAGCAAAAACCAGCTAAATAA
- the rplA gene encoding 50S ribosomal protein L1 has protein sequence MAKLTKKHKEALSKVDYNKLYNLKEASALLKDITYTKFDASVDIAVRLGVDPRKANQMVRGVVTLPHGTGKDVRVLALVTPDKEAEAKAAGADYVGLDEYLQKIKDGWTDVDVIVTMPAVMGKLGPLGRVLGPRGLMPNPKTGTVTMEIGKAVQEVKSGKIDFRVDKTGIVHASIGKISFTAEQIVDNASELIQTLIKMKPTAAKGVYMKSIFLSTTMSPSVPVDPKAV, from the coding sequence ATGGCAAAATTGACAAAGAAACACAAAGAGGCTTTATCAAAGGTTGATTACAATAAGTTATACAACTTGAAAGAGGCTTCGGCATTATTGAAGGACATCACTTACACTAAGTTTGATGCTTCAGTGGATATTGCAGTGCGCTTGGGGGTAGACCCACGTAAGGCAAACCAGATGGTGCGTGGGGTGGTAACATTGCCTCACGGTACGGGTAAGGACGTGCGTGTGCTCGCGCTGGTAACTCCTGATAAGGAGGCTGAGGCTAAGGCAGCAGGTGCGGACTACGTAGGCCTGGACGAGTACTTACAGAAGATTAAAGACGGCTGGACAGATGTAGACGTTATCGTAACGATGCCAGCGGTAATGGGTAAGCTTGGTCCGCTTGGGCGCGTATTAGGTCCTCGTGGGTTGATGCCTAACCCTAAGACAGGTACCGTAACGATGGAAATCGGCAAGGCAGTGCAAGAAGTGAAATCGGGTAAGATTGACTTCCGCGTAGATAAGACGGGTATTGTACACGCTTCTATCGGAAAGATTTCTTTCACCGCAGAGCAGATTGTAGACAACGCCAGCGAGCTGATACAGACCTTAATAAAGATGAAGCCAACGGCTGCTAAGGGGGTATATATGAAGTCGATATTCCTTTCGACTACGATGAGCCCAAGTGTGCCAGTGGATCCAAAAGCAGTTTAA
- the ruvX gene encoding Holliday junction resolvase RuvX: MRIIAIDYGTKRTGIAVTDPLQLIASGLCTVPTAELIPFLKKYIASEPVEAFVIGQPKRMNNEDSEVEANIQQCIRSLQKEFPTIAIHRQDERFTSKLAFQSMLEGGLKKKQRQNKALIDEISATLILQSFLEYR, from the coding sequence ATGAGAATCATCGCCATTGATTACGGCACCAAACGCACAGGTATTGCAGTTACCGACCCTCTGCAACTTATCGCTTCGGGGCTCTGCACCGTGCCCACCGCTGAGTTAATTCCTTTTCTAAAGAAATACATCGCCAGCGAGCCCGTTGAGGCTTTCGTTATCGGGCAGCCTAAGCGTATGAATAATGAAGACTCTGAGGTAGAGGCTAACATACAGCAATGTATCAGATCCTTACAAAAAGAATTCCCTACTATTGCCATTCACCGTCAGGATGAGCGTTTTACCTCCAAGCTAGCCTTTCAGTCAATGCTTGAAGGTGGACTCAAAAAAAAGCAACGCCAGAACAAAGCCCTCATCGACGAAATCAGTGCAACGCTTATCCTACAAAGCTTTCTCGAATATCGGTAA
- a CDS encoding AtpZ/AtpI family protein, whose amino-acid sequence MKDLNQSKNQLNKWVEFTQVGLQMAVTIVICSYAGVWLDGKFPNQYSLCTVICSLFGVFVAMYTVIKKAQKIGNNS is encoded by the coding sequence ATGAAAGACCTCAACCAGAGCAAAAACCAGCTAAATAAATGGGTTGAGTTCACACAAGTAGGGCTACAAATGGCTGTCACCATAGTCATTTGTAGCTATGCGGGTGTGTGGTTAGACGGCAAGTTTCCCAATCAGTACAGCCTATGCACTGTAATCTGCTCACTCTTCGGCGTTTTTGTCGCAATGTACACCGTGATCAAAAAAGCCCAAAAAATAGGAAATAACTCGTAA
- a CDS encoding GIN domain-containing protein encodes MKRYILTFTVLLASIALMQAQDVLRPSGKRSVRTVEVPRYEKLLLDDSSIKIVLVDGTNNKITVDADDAMHPIIKTQVKDGVLRVFLDDGRAVSMIETGGIKVKIPMRNVEEVATKGFITLSSEGVLRLDNCKLLLDNTSSTNLDLDGEDLTLKYTVAKGKVNVRCHRLTLEMTIARDFQISGRTDELTLKTGSDLKAYDLRVEKATLDASGIGKIYLNVEDEIKGKVSGIMEVHLRGEATNLLQTDGSKAVVIREK; translated from the coding sequence ATGAAGAGATATATTTTAACTTTTACAGTATTGCTTGCGAGTATTGCACTTATGCAGGCACAGGACGTATTGCGCCCATCGGGCAAGAGAAGCGTGCGCACAGTGGAGGTGCCGCGTTATGAAAAACTGTTGTTGGACGATAGCAGTATCAAGATAGTGCTGGTAGACGGCACAAACAACAAGATTACCGTAGATGCCGACGATGCGATGCACCCCATCATAAAAACACAAGTGAAGGACGGTGTGCTCCGCGTATTCCTCGATGATGGCAGAGCCGTGAGTATGATAGAAACGGGCGGTATCAAGGTAAAAATACCAATGCGCAACGTTGAAGAGGTAGCCACGAAAGGGTTTATCACTCTGAGCTCTGAGGGCGTACTGCGATTGGATAATTGCAAGCTCTTGCTCGATAACACTTCCTCAACGAACTTAGACCTCGACGGCGAGGATTTGACACTGAAATACACTGTCGCAAAGGGTAAAGTGAATGTGCGTTGCCATCGTCTTACGTTGGAAATGACCATAGCAAGGGATTTTCAAATCAGTGGTCGCACAGATGAGTTGACACTTAAAACAGGCTCCGACCTCAAGGCTTATGACCTTCGCGTTGAAAAGGCGACCCTCGATGCCAGCGGTATTGGTAAGATTTACCTTAACGTAGAGGACGAAATCAAAGGCAAGGTAAGTGGCATTATGGAGGTGCACCTCAGGGGTGAGGCAACAAATCTGCTACAAACCGATGGTTCAAAAGCAGTAGTAATTAGAGAAAAATAA
- a CDS encoding GIN domain-containing protein, whose translation MMKYMYTLIALLLCVGIGQAQTKTTKTTKTTTKATKATNTREKRTVEVAHYTKIVLDDASLNAVLTGEPQGRITLEADSEALSSVKTEVSGGVLRIYLENKKGVSFVPTGGVQVRLPMQGVESVEVKTFVKLSNEGTLQLGQCAITTKGVSEFDLNIRAEKLALRLGVTNGKLRVDCKDLDLEVRSVMNLKLSGAVENLNFSTKGVAKLKAYDLIVQNAVVNAGGVGSLHLTVEKSLKGTAKGVFELHYKGNATDDFERNGLVKVVKEP comes from the coding sequence ATGATGAAGTATATGTACACATTGATCGCATTGCTGCTATGCGTAGGCATAGGGCAGGCACAGACGAAGACCACTAAAACTACGAAGACCACCACTAAGGCTACAAAGGCGACAAACACACGCGAGAAGCGCACCGTGGAAGTAGCTCATTACACTAAGATAGTGCTCGATGACGCCAGCCTCAATGCAGTGCTCACGGGTGAGCCGCAGGGCAGAATAACCTTAGAAGCCGACAGCGAGGCATTGTCCTCAGTGAAGACCGAAGTGAGTGGCGGGGTGTTGCGCATCTACTTAGAGAATAAGAAAGGCGTGAGCTTCGTGCCCACAGGAGGCGTACAGGTGAGGCTGCCGATGCAGGGCGTGGAAAGCGTAGAGGTAAAGACCTTTGTAAAGCTCAGCAATGAGGGTACCTTGCAGCTGGGGCAATGTGCCATTACCACAAAAGGGGTATCGGAGTTCGACCTGAATATCCGTGCCGAGAAGCTCGCCCTGCGCTTGGGGGTTACCAATGGCAAACTGCGCGTAGATTGCAAGGACTTAGACTTAGAAGTGCGCTCGGTGATGAACCTAAAACTCAGTGGGGCAGTTGAAAATCTCAATTTCAGTACTAAGGGCGTGGCAAAACTCAAGGCGTACGACCTCATTGTACAAAATGCAGTGGTCAATGCAGGAGGCGTGGGCAGTCTGCACCTTACAGTTGAAAAAAGCCTCAAAGGCACTGCCAAAGGTGTTTTCGAACTGCACTACAAGGGCAACGCTACCGATGATTTTGAGCGCAATGGTTTGGTAAAAGTGGTAAAAGAGCCGTAG
- the secE gene encoding preprotein translocase subunit SecE: MIQYIKESYSELRNHVTWPTIAEAQREMVIVVIFSIIFSLVIFGMDKFFEWLIAAYFNFMK; encoded by the coding sequence ATGATTCAGTATATTAAGGAATCTTATAGCGAGTTGCGCAACCACGTAACGTGGCCAACGATTGCTGAAGCACAGCGCGAAATGGTGATAGTGGTGATATTTTCTATTATCTTTTCGCTGGTGATATTTGGTATGGATAAGTTCTTCGAATGGCTTATCGCTGCATATTTTAACTTTATGAAATAA
- a CDS encoding DinB family protein yields MITKEVFTLYRKLRERQLLLLDSFTPEQLAAIPKGFKNNILWNIAHCIVTQQAYCYGNSDLPLYISEAFRAAYCKGSVPDGHIPTTAEIEELRGLMLSTVDRLEEDYHKGIFTHYNHYVTGIGYELDSIDEAIYFNISHEGVHLGSVLALKNAINH; encoded by the coding sequence ATGATAACCAAAGAAGTTTTCACCTTGTACCGCAAGCTACGGGAGCGACAACTCTTGTTGCTCGATAGCTTTACCCCTGAGCAGTTGGCTGCTATTCCCAAGGGGTTTAAGAACAATATCCTGTGGAATATCGCCCACTGCATAGTAACTCAGCAGGCGTATTGTTATGGCAATAGCGATTTGCCGCTCTATATCAGTGAGGCGTTTCGGGCTGCCTATTGCAAAGGTTCTGTCCCCGATGGGCATATCCCCACAACGGCTGAGATAGAGGAGCTTCGAGGCTTAATGCTATCCACAGTTGATCGGCTTGAAGAGGACTATCACAAGGGCATTTTCACCCACTACAATCACTATGTTACGGGGATTGGCTACGAGCTGGATAGCATTGATGAGGCGATCTACTTTAACATCTCGCACGAAGGGGTACATCTGGGCAGCGTGCTGGCATTGAAAAACGCTATTAATCATTAA
- the rplJ gene encoding 50S ribosomal protein L10: MTKEEKSLVIENLTAQLAENNVIYLTDLTGLNAEQTSALRRACFKANIKLAVVKNTLLAKAMEASDKDFGELPNVLKGNTSLMYAEVGNAPAKLIKEFRKKSEKPVLKGAYIDAAVFIGDNQLDALSAIKSKDEVIGEIITLLQSPAKNVISALKSGGGKLAGIIKTLSEKQ; encoded by the coding sequence ATGACAAAGGAAGAAAAATCATTAGTAATAGAAAATTTAACTGCACAGTTAGCTGAGAACAATGTTATTTACTTAACAGATCTAACTGGACTGAATGCTGAGCAAACATCGGCTTTGCGTCGTGCTTGCTTTAAGGCAAATATCAAGTTGGCAGTTGTGAAGAACACCTTGCTTGCCAAAGCAATGGAGGCTTCAGATAAAGATTTTGGCGAGTTGCCAAACGTACTGAAAGGCAATACTTCGCTGATGTATGCAGAGGTAGGCAATGCGCCTGCAAAGCTCATCAAGGAGTTCCGCAAGAAGTCAGAAAAGCCTGTACTGAAAGGGGCTTATATCGATGCAGCGGTATTTATCGGTGATAACCAATTGGACGCGCTTTCTGCTATCAAGTCGAAAGACGAGGTTATTGGCGAAATCATTACCTTGTTGCAATCGCCTGCGAAGAATGTTATTTCAGCCCTCAAATCGGGTGGTGGCAAGCTGGCAGGTATCATCAAGACTTTATCAGAAAAGCAATAG
- the rplK gene encoding 50S ribosomal protein L11 — translation MAKEISKVVKVQARGGQANPSPPIGPALGAAGVNIMEFCKQFNARTQDKQGKVLPVVITVYKDKSFDFVVKSAPAAVQLLEMAKIKGGSGEPNRKKVGSVTWDQVKAIAEDKMPDLSAFTLEAAMTIIAGTARSMGITVTGEKPF, via the coding sequence ATGGCAAAAGAAATTAGCAAAGTAGTTAAAGTACAAGCTCGGGGAGGTCAAGCGAATCCTTCGCCACCAATTGGACCCGCATTAGGTGCTGCCGGTGTTAACATTATGGAGTTCTGCAAGCAGTTCAACGCGCGTACGCAGGACAAACAAGGGAAGGTTCTTCCTGTGGTTATCACAGTTTACAAAGACAAGTCGTTTGACTTTGTAGTCAAATCAGCGCCTGCTGCTGTTCAGCTGTTGGAAATGGCAAAGATTAAAGGAGGTTCAGGAGAGCCAAACCGTAAGAAAGTAGGTAGCGTTACTTGGGATCAAGTAAAAGCAATTGCAGAAGACAAAATGCCCGATCTCAGTGCATTCACTTTGGAGGCTGCAATGACAATAATTGCGGGGACAGCTCGCTCAATGGGTATAACAGTAACGGGTGAGAAACCTTTTTAA
- the nusG gene encoding transcription termination/antitermination protein NusG: MSGILEKKWYVVKVVTGQENKIKNYIDNETSRLGYADYMEEVLVPTEKVVQIRNNKKTIKEKVHMPGYVMVKAHLAGEVVHIIKSIPGVVGFLSETKGGDPVPMRKSDVSRMLGQVDELTETIETIAIPFEVGETVKLIDGAFNGFNGVIERVNEEKRKLEVMVKIFGRKTPLELSYTQVEKM, translated from the coding sequence ATGTCAGGAATATTAGAGAAGAAGTGGTACGTAGTAAAGGTCGTTACAGGACAAGAGAACAAGATTAAGAACTATATAGACAACGAAACCTCGCGCTTGGGGTATGCTGACTATATGGAGGAAGTGCTTGTGCCCACTGAGAAGGTAGTGCAGATCCGCAATAATAAGAAGACCATCAAAGAGAAGGTGCATATGCCAGGTTACGTAATGGTGAAGGCACACTTGGCGGGTGAGGTAGTGCACATCATCAAATCTATTCCAGGCGTCGTAGGCTTTTTGAGTGAGACCAAAGGGGGCGACCCTGTGCCGATGCGCAAGAGCGATGTGAGCCGTATGCTCGGACAGGTGGATGAGCTTACTGAAACGATAGAAACCATCGCGATTCCGTTTGAAGTGGGTGAGACTGTGAAGCTCATCGATGGGGCGTTCAATGGCTTTAATGGTGTGATAGAGCGCGTGAATGAAGAGAAGCGCAAACTGGAAGTGATGGTGAAGATCTTTGGTAGGAAGACGCCGCTGGAGCTGAGCTACACTCAGGTAGAGAAAATGTAG
- a CDS encoding DUF5682 family protein, translating into MNKLRAFGVRHLSPSAAYHLLQFLEEHNPKCILIEGPTDATPLIKEIAHKGVQPPIAMLGYTTELPIETVLYPLASYSPEYQAICWGVQHKREVRFIDLPSDRMLKLRQERGELSEEAKEFYDYHNGLYKQLAEQWGESDYENYWERTFEHNLSKDMFREGLSVQSRQMRELVIGAEYEAVPADFSYNLIRESFMKRQIAEALKQYREEEIVVIVGAYHLLGIQSDLPPMSDADLKLLPRAESQLTLMPYSYLRLSSRTGYGAGNKAPYYFELMWQAMQENTEGTGMDKLATIYLTKVAQILRSEGQNASSASVIEAVRLANTLSAMKGGAYPVLEDLHDAVVTCFGGGGLSAVAEAINKVDIGTAIGTLPEGVSQTPVQQDMYEQLRQLKLTQYKSAVAQDLSLDLRENLKVKSKEAAFIDLNRSTFLHRLQVLGIHFAEKQHVSQDAASWAERWVLKWTPEVEIEIVEANLKGETLEIAAAFVLKERLGECTDIAPVAKIIREACECSLTSMFDNALSTLQRLLVDSNSFNEAAGAAHELSTLIQYGNLRQFNLEPLKPILQQLFLRAALLLTDAATCDDKAATAVMQSMSLMELMAEQHYDLLDVETWQRELTHVAWRDDLNTKLSGTAFAILLEHNLATEEECGREVSRRLSAGVPADLGASWFEGFSGRNRYALLSRTVIWRELDAYVQSLDQEQFMRAVVFLRRAFSTFEPNQKNSIAELLGDLWGKDSGIVAELLQEELSKAETEKLDELNDFDFDF; encoded by the coding sequence ATGAATAAACTCCGTGCCTTTGGCGTACGGCATCTCTCGCCCAGTGCGGCGTACCACCTCTTGCAGTTCCTCGAGGAGCACAACCCTAAGTGTATCCTCATTGAGGGTCCTACCGATGCCACGCCGCTTATCAAAGAGATCGCCCATAAGGGGGTGCAGCCGCCTATTGCAATGTTGGGCTATACCACTGAGCTGCCCATAGAGACGGTGCTCTACCCCTTAGCGTCTTACTCCCCCGAGTATCAGGCGATCTGCTGGGGCGTACAGCACAAGCGTGAGGTGCGCTTTATCGACCTACCTTCCGACCGTATGCTCAAGTTGCGCCAAGAGCGCGGCGAACTCAGCGAGGAGGCAAAGGAGTTTTACGACTATCACAATGGGCTTTATAAGCAACTTGCTGAGCAGTGGGGCGAATCCGATTACGAGAACTATTGGGAGCGCACCTTTGAGCACAACCTCAGCAAAGATATGTTCCGCGAGGGGCTTAGTGTGCAGTCGAGGCAGATGCGCGAGCTGGTCATCGGGGCGGAATACGAGGCTGTGCCCGCCGACTTCTCCTACAACCTTATCCGTGAGAGCTTTATGAAGCGACAGATCGCCGAAGCCCTTAAGCAGTACCGCGAGGAGGAGATAGTCGTCATCGTAGGGGCGTACCACCTCTTGGGTATCCAAAGCGACCTGCCCCCAATGAGCGATGCCGACCTCAAGCTGTTGCCCCGCGCTGAGAGTCAGCTCACCCTGATGCCTTACTCCTACCTGCGCCTGAGCAGTCGCACGGGCTATGGCGCAGGCAACAAGGCTCCTTATTACTTCGAACTGATGTGGCAAGCGATGCAGGAGAACACGGAGGGCACAGGTATGGATAAGCTCGCCACCATTTACCTCACCAAAGTAGCGCAAATACTCCGTAGCGAGGGGCAAAACGCCTCCTCTGCCAGCGTAATCGAGGCAGTGCGCCTTGCCAATACGCTCTCAGCAATGAAAGGCGGTGCTTACCCTGTGCTCGAAGACCTTCACGATGCGGTGGTTACTTGCTTTGGCGGCGGCGGTCTCTCCGCAGTGGCTGAGGCAATCAACAAGGTGGACATCGGCACGGCGATAGGCACACTGCCCGAAGGCGTGAGTCAGACCCCCGTGCAGCAGGATATGTATGAGCAGTTGCGCCAACTGAAGCTCACCCAGTACAAGAGTGCCGTAGCCCAAGACCTCAGCTTAGACCTGCGCGAGAACCTCAAGGTAAAGAGCAAAGAGGCGGCTTTTATCGACCTCAACCGCTCTACCTTTCTACACCGCTTGCAGGTGCTGGGTATTCACTTTGCCGAAAAGCAGCACGTCAGTCAAGATGCCGCCTCGTGGGCAGAGCGTTGGGTGCTCAAATGGACGCCTGAGGTGGAAATAGAAATTGTAGAGGCAAACCTCAAAGGCGAGACCTTAGAGATTGCGGCGGCTTTTGTGCTGAAAGAGCGACTCGGTGAGTGCACCGACATAGCCCCTGTGGCGAAGATCATCCGCGAGGCGTGCGAGTGCAGTCTCACCAGTATGTTCGACAACGCCCTGAGCACCCTGCAACGCCTCTTGGTGGACTCCAATAGCTTTAACGAAGCCGCAGGGGCTGCCCACGAGCTATCGACCTTGATACAATACGGCAACCTCCGTCAGTTCAATTTAGAGCCGCTAAAGCCCATACTGCAACAGCTTTTCCTAAGGGCTGCCCTCTTGCTCACCGATGCTGCTACCTGCGATGACAAAGCCGCCACGGCAGTGATGCAGTCGATGAGCCTAATGGAGCTAATGGCAGAGCAGCATTACGACCTCTTAGACGTGGAGACCTGGCAGCGCGAACTCACCCACGTAGCTTGGCGAGACGACCTCAATACCAAGCTCTCAGGCACCGCCTTTGCTATCCTCTTAGAGCACAACTTAGCCACCGAAGAGGAGTGCGGGCGCGAGGTCTCGCGAAGGCTCTCAGCAGGCGTCCCCGCCGACTTAGGGGCGAGTTGGTTTGAAGGCTTTTCGGGGCGCAATCGCTACGCATTGCTCTCGCGCACGGTGATATGGCGCGAGCTCGATGCCTATGTACAGAGCTTAGACCAGGAGCAGTTTATGAGGGCAGTGGTGTTCTTGCGCCGCGCCTTCTCCACCTTTGAGCCGAACCAGAAGAATAGCATTGCCGAGCTCCTTGGCGACCTCTGGGGCAAAGATAGCGGCATCGTTGCCGAACTCCTACAAGAGGAACTCAGCAAGGCAGAGACCGAAAAGCTCGATGAACTCAACGACTTTGATTTTGATTTTTAA